One Castanea sativa cultivar Marrone di Chiusa Pesio chromosome 4, ASM4071231v1 DNA window includes the following coding sequences:
- the LOC142631688 gene encoding TMV resistance protein N-like isoform X1, translated as MALVISKGVSSSPFTHQPKNFDVFLSFRGEDTRYGFISHLYEALHLKGIHTFIDDNLQRGEKISTELLKTIENSTISIIVLSENYASSTWCLDELAKIVECEKNGQLVRPIFYNVDPSDVRNQNGKFGKALAKYEKNIKHSKEVQRWRNALQEAANISGWHYKHSGSESKFIQGIVEEISNSKLNRKPLSITRYPVGINDRVKTILSDIESNDAHMIGIYGPGGIGKTTIAKAIFNRIFHHFDGFCYLENFREKSGTNNGVIELQETLLFEILRDRNLKVGNKSRGVNMIMERLSFKRILLVLDDVDKWVQIENLLGGCDWFASGSKIIITTRDKHLGATLGKCFLTYEVKALDQDEALELFSKHAFQSNKPKKDYLELANQVIQYTKGLPLALAIMGADLCGRSKPEWKSAIDKYEKIPNKEIQKVLEISYEGLDEAEQDIFLDIACFFKGFHKKYVMDVLDSCDLHPICGIPKLIDMCLITVDQYDKLSMHDLLQQMGKDIVRRESPQLPGERSRLWHYEDVLDVLTENTGSKKVRGIMICSAKPSKIQLEPNCLEKMKNLKFFIASNVEICANLDNIPNGLRVLDWRGFPLSSLPSNFHPQKLTVLNMPESRVILYKLLERIQCKSLVYMNFQSCQCIRELPDLSIATPNIKQLNLRECMKLVKVHDSNGCLDKLESWDLTGCIELQILPSCIKMKSLKFLILYECNRFERFPDIPQEMENLKFLSLAYTAIRELPSSFGNLIGLERLDIGSYFYSCHLPSSIYKLQYLRKLILHGNVQFAKDVEIGRQALCNSYGGFSKYVFQMLNLVKNLTSCFQLSKKCLLSGSENLNIRDSIMRFNGLDFLLIEDSMFLKKIPKLPESIRSVYVSNCISLNSKSLRKLFLQFGRNLELSPNMKCSGVKGNVFVDSHSHQIDYSSQLSLSKFFLIEEELRSNLDVYLIDFGERYNIIVPEKKIPKWFNHQSIESSISFWVGPEFPTFAFCIAFHLVPLKDSYANNDKCSSLRDDIISWVCVVNISINGHMQPFMRQPIFQGLKCDHLWFYGVPQSQLQQKFGDLLQGDQNHVEVSCKISHWTSEFGKFAPVIARMGAHVQCTCPPQNVGDNSEVTPLLPPFSTSNGLRRRRTSTSYNH; from the exons ATGGCTCTTGTGATCAGCAAAGGAGTCTCATCTTCCCCTTTCACCCACCAACCCAAGAACTTTGATGTCTTCTTGAGTTTCAGAGGTGAAGATACCCGTTATGGTTTTATTAGCCATTTGTATGAGGCTTTGCATTTAAAGGGTATTCACACCTTCATCGATGATAATCTCCAAAGGGGAGAAAAAATTTCTACAGAGCTTTTGAAAACCATTGAGAACTCAACAATATCAATAATTGTACTTTCTGAAAATTATGCATCATCCACTTGGTGTTTGGATGAGCTAGCCAAGATTGTTGAGTGCGAGAAGAATGGCCAATTGGTGCGACCAATTTTTTACAATGTGGACCCATCAGATGTACGTAACCAAAATGGAAAGTTTGGAAAAGCTCTagctaaatatgaaaaaaacaTTAAGCACAGCAAGGAAGTACAAAGATGGAGAAATGCTCTCCAAGAAGCAGCCAATATATCTGGTTGGCATTACAAGCATAG TGGCAGCGAGTCCAAATTTATCCAAGGAATTGTTGAAGAGatctcaaattctaaattaaatcGCAAGCCATTATCTATTACTCGATACCCTGTTGGAATAAATGATCGTGTAAAGACCATTCTTTCAGATATTGAGTCAAATGATGCTCACATGATAGGGATCTATGGCCCTGGTGGAATAGGTAAGACCACAATCGCAAAAGctatttttaatagaatttttcatcattttgatGGATTTTGTTACCtagaaaattttagagaaaaatctGGGACAAATAATGGTGTAATTGAACTACAAGAGACACTTCTTTTTGAGATCTTAAGGGATCGAAATTTAAAGGTGGGTAACAAATCTAGAGGAGTCAATATGATAATGGAAAGACTTTCTTTTAAGAGGATTCTCTTagttcttgatgatgtggaTAAATGGGTCCAGATAGAAAATTTGCTTGGAGGATGTGATTGGTTTGCTTCTGGAAGCAAAATTATTATAACAACAAGAGACAAACACTTGGGAGCTACTcttggaaaatgttttttaacGTACGAGGTTAAGGCATTAGATCAAGATGAAGCTCTTGAACTCTTTAGTAAGCATGCCTTCCAAAGCAACAAAcctaaaaaagattatttggaaCTTGCAAACCAAGTTATACAATATACCAAGGGACTTCCATTGGCTCTAGCAATAATGGGCGCTGATTTGTGTGGAAGATCTAAACCTGAATGGAAAAGTGCTATAGATAAGTACGAAAAAATTCCTaataaagaaattcaaaaagtaCTCGAAATAAGTTATGAAGGATTGGATGAAGCTGAACAAGATATTTTCCTcgatattgcatgtttctttaaGGGATTTCATAAGAAGTATGTCATGGATGTACTAGATTCTTGCGATTTACATCCAATTTGTGGAATTCCAAAACTTATTGATATGTGTCTAATAACTGTTGATCAATATGACAAATTGTCAATGCATGACTTGCTGCAACAAATGGGTAAGGACATTGTTCGACGGGAATCACCACAACTACCTGGAGAGCGTAGTAGACTATGGCATTATGAGGATGTTCTTGATGTACTAACTGAAAATACG GGGTCAAAAAAAGTTCGAGGCATAATGATATGCTCAGCTAAACCATCAAAGATTCAATTAGAGCCTAACTGTcttgaaaagatgaaaaatctCAAGTTTTTTATAGCTAGTAATGTAGAGATTTGTGCAAATCTTGATAATATTCCCAACGGATTAAGGGTGCTTGATTGGCGTGGATTTCCTTTATCTTCCTTACCATCCAATTTTCATCCTCAAAAGCTCACTGTACTTAACATGCCAGAAAGTAGGGTTATATTGTACAAGCTTCTCGag agGATACAGTGTAAAAGCTTGGTATATATGAATTTCCAATCCTGTCAATGCATTAGGGAATTGCCTGACTTATCGATCGCCACCCCAAACATAAAGCAATTGAATCTTCGTGAATGTATGAAATTAGTCAAGGTTCATGACTCTAATGGATGTCTTGATAAGCTTGAAAGTTGGGACCTTACGGGTTGCATTGAACTTCAAATTCTTCCAAGCTGCATCAAGATGAAAtctcttaaatttttaattctttacgAGTGCAATAGGTTTGAGAGGTTCCCTGATATTCCACAAGAAATGGAAAATTTAAAGTTCCTAAGTCTGGCATACACTGCCATTAGAGAGCTTCCTTCATCATTTGGGAATCTCATTGGGCTTGAACGATTAGATATAGGTTCCTATTTCTATTCGTGTCATCTTCCAAGTAGCATCTATAAATTGCAATATCTTCGCAAACTTATTCTTCATGGCAATGTCCAATTTGCAAAGGACGTGGAGATAGGTAGACAAGCACTATGCAATTCTTATGGTggcttttcaaaatatgtttttcagatgttgaatcttgtaaaaaatttgacttCTTGTTTCCAACTCTCAAAGAAATGTTTGCTATCAGGGAGTGAAAATTTGAACATCCGAGATAGCATTATGAGATTCAATGGATTAGATTTTCTTCTAATTGAGGATTCCATGTTCCTTAAGAAAATTCCGAAGCTTCCAGAAAGTATAAGATCTGTGTATGTGTCAAACTGCATCTCGTTGAATTCAAAATCATTAAGAAAACTATTCCTTCAG TTTGGAAGAAATTTAGAGCTTTCACCAAATATGAAATGTTCAGGTGTGAAAGGCAACGTATTTGTGGATTCTCATTCACATCAGATTGATTACTCTTCCCAGCTCTCCCTCTCTAAGTTCTTCCTAATTGAAGAAGAGTTACGTTCAAATCTAGATGTGTATCTAATTGATTttggagagagatataatattaTAGTACCAGAAAAGAAGATACCAAAGTGGTTCAACCATCAAAGCATTGAAAGCTCCATATCATTTTGGGTTGGTCCAGAATTTCCAACATTTGCCTTTTGTATTGCTTTTCATCTAGTTCCTTTGAAAGACAGTTATGCAAATAATGATAAGTGCAGTTCTCTCCGTGATGATATAATCAGTTGGGTTTGTGTTGTCAACATTTCCATCAATGGTCATATGCAACCTTTCATGCGGCAGCCGATCTTTCAGGGTTTGAAGTGTGATCATTTGTGGTTTTACGGTGTACCTCAAAGCCAATTGCAGCAGAAATTTGGAGACTTGTTGCAAGGTGATCAAAATCATGTTGAGGTTTCATGTAAAATCTCTCACTGGACAAGTGAATTTGGAAAATTTGCACCTGTCATTGCAAGGATGGGGGCACATGTGCAATGCACTTGTCCTCCTCAAAATGTTGGTGACAACTCTGAGGTCACACCTTTACTACCCCCTTTCTCCACTTCCAATGGACTTAGACGCAGGAGAACCTCAACCTCCTATAACCACTGA
- the LOC142631688 gene encoding disease resistance protein RUN1-like isoform X2 — protein sequence MALVISKGVSSSPFTHQPKNFDVFLSFRGEDTRYGFISHLYEALHLKGIHTFIDDNLQRGEKISTELLKTIENSTISIIVLSENYASSTWCLDELAKIVECEKNGQLVRPIFYNVDPSDVRNQNGKFGKALAKYEKNIKHSKEVQRWRNALQEAANISGWHYKHSGSESKFIQGIVEEISNSKLNRKPLSITRYPVGINDRVKTILSDIESNDAHMIGIYGPGGIGKTTIAKAIFNRIFHHFDGFCYLENFREKSGTNNGVIELQETLLFEILRDRNLKVGNKSRGVNMIMERLSFKRILLVLDDVDKWVQIENLLGGCDWFASGSKIIITTRDKHLGATLGKCFLTYEVKALDQDEALELFSKHAFQSNKPKKDYLELANQVIQYTKGLPLALAIMGADLCGRSKPEWKSAIDKYEKIPNKEIQKVLEISYEGLDEAEQDIFLDIACFFKGFHKKYVMDVLDSCDLHPICGIPKLIDMCLITVDQYDKLSMHDLLQQMGKDIVRRESPQLPGERSRLWHYEDVLDVLTENTRIQCKSLVYMNFQSCQCIRELPDLSIATPNIKQLNLRECMKLVKVHDSNGCLDKLESWDLTGCIELQILPSCIKMKSLKFLILYECNRFERFPDIPQEMENLKFLSLAYTAIRELPSSFGNLIGLERLDIGSYFYSCHLPSSIYKLQYLRKLILHGNVQFAKDVEIGRQALCNSYGGFSKYVFQMLNLVKNLTSCFQLSKKCLLSGSENLNIRDSIMRFNGLDFLLIEDSMFLKKIPKLPESIRSVYVSNCISLNSKSLRKLFLQFGRNLELSPNMKCSGVKGNVFVDSHSHQIDYSSQLSLSKFFLIEEELRSNLDVYLIDFGERYNIIVPEKKIPKWFNHQSIESSISFWVGPEFPTFAFCIAFHLVPLKDSYANNDKCSSLRDDIISWVCVVNISINGHMQPFMRQPIFQGLKCDHLWFYGVPQSQLQQKFGDLLQGDQNHVEVSCKISHWTSEFGKFAPVIARMGAHVQCTCPPQNVGDNSEVTPLLPPFSTSNGLRRRRTSTSYNH from the exons ATGGCTCTTGTGATCAGCAAAGGAGTCTCATCTTCCCCTTTCACCCACCAACCCAAGAACTTTGATGTCTTCTTGAGTTTCAGAGGTGAAGATACCCGTTATGGTTTTATTAGCCATTTGTATGAGGCTTTGCATTTAAAGGGTATTCACACCTTCATCGATGATAATCTCCAAAGGGGAGAAAAAATTTCTACAGAGCTTTTGAAAACCATTGAGAACTCAACAATATCAATAATTGTACTTTCTGAAAATTATGCATCATCCACTTGGTGTTTGGATGAGCTAGCCAAGATTGTTGAGTGCGAGAAGAATGGCCAATTGGTGCGACCAATTTTTTACAATGTGGACCCATCAGATGTACGTAACCAAAATGGAAAGTTTGGAAAAGCTCTagctaaatatgaaaaaaacaTTAAGCACAGCAAGGAAGTACAAAGATGGAGAAATGCTCTCCAAGAAGCAGCCAATATATCTGGTTGGCATTACAAGCATAG TGGCAGCGAGTCCAAATTTATCCAAGGAATTGTTGAAGAGatctcaaattctaaattaaatcGCAAGCCATTATCTATTACTCGATACCCTGTTGGAATAAATGATCGTGTAAAGACCATTCTTTCAGATATTGAGTCAAATGATGCTCACATGATAGGGATCTATGGCCCTGGTGGAATAGGTAAGACCACAATCGCAAAAGctatttttaatagaatttttcatcattttgatGGATTTTGTTACCtagaaaattttagagaaaaatctGGGACAAATAATGGTGTAATTGAACTACAAGAGACACTTCTTTTTGAGATCTTAAGGGATCGAAATTTAAAGGTGGGTAACAAATCTAGAGGAGTCAATATGATAATGGAAAGACTTTCTTTTAAGAGGATTCTCTTagttcttgatgatgtggaTAAATGGGTCCAGATAGAAAATTTGCTTGGAGGATGTGATTGGTTTGCTTCTGGAAGCAAAATTATTATAACAACAAGAGACAAACACTTGGGAGCTACTcttggaaaatgttttttaacGTACGAGGTTAAGGCATTAGATCAAGATGAAGCTCTTGAACTCTTTAGTAAGCATGCCTTCCAAAGCAACAAAcctaaaaaagattatttggaaCTTGCAAACCAAGTTATACAATATACCAAGGGACTTCCATTGGCTCTAGCAATAATGGGCGCTGATTTGTGTGGAAGATCTAAACCTGAATGGAAAAGTGCTATAGATAAGTACGAAAAAATTCCTaataaagaaattcaaaaagtaCTCGAAATAAGTTATGAAGGATTGGATGAAGCTGAACAAGATATTTTCCTcgatattgcatgtttctttaaGGGATTTCATAAGAAGTATGTCATGGATGTACTAGATTCTTGCGATTTACATCCAATTTGTGGAATTCCAAAACTTATTGATATGTGTCTAATAACTGTTGATCAATATGACAAATTGTCAATGCATGACTTGCTGCAACAAATGGGTAAGGACATTGTTCGACGGGAATCACCACAACTACCTGGAGAGCGTAGTAGACTATGGCATTATGAGGATGTTCTTGATGTACTAACTGAAAATACG agGATACAGTGTAAAAGCTTGGTATATATGAATTTCCAATCCTGTCAATGCATTAGGGAATTGCCTGACTTATCGATCGCCACCCCAAACATAAAGCAATTGAATCTTCGTGAATGTATGAAATTAGTCAAGGTTCATGACTCTAATGGATGTCTTGATAAGCTTGAAAGTTGGGACCTTACGGGTTGCATTGAACTTCAAATTCTTCCAAGCTGCATCAAGATGAAAtctcttaaatttttaattctttacgAGTGCAATAGGTTTGAGAGGTTCCCTGATATTCCACAAGAAATGGAAAATTTAAAGTTCCTAAGTCTGGCATACACTGCCATTAGAGAGCTTCCTTCATCATTTGGGAATCTCATTGGGCTTGAACGATTAGATATAGGTTCCTATTTCTATTCGTGTCATCTTCCAAGTAGCATCTATAAATTGCAATATCTTCGCAAACTTATTCTTCATGGCAATGTCCAATTTGCAAAGGACGTGGAGATAGGTAGACAAGCACTATGCAATTCTTATGGTggcttttcaaaatatgtttttcagatgttgaatcttgtaaaaaatttgacttCTTGTTTCCAACTCTCAAAGAAATGTTTGCTATCAGGGAGTGAAAATTTGAACATCCGAGATAGCATTATGAGATTCAATGGATTAGATTTTCTTCTAATTGAGGATTCCATGTTCCTTAAGAAAATTCCGAAGCTTCCAGAAAGTATAAGATCTGTGTATGTGTCAAACTGCATCTCGTTGAATTCAAAATCATTAAGAAAACTATTCCTTCAG TTTGGAAGAAATTTAGAGCTTTCACCAAATATGAAATGTTCAGGTGTGAAAGGCAACGTATTTGTGGATTCTCATTCACATCAGATTGATTACTCTTCCCAGCTCTCCCTCTCTAAGTTCTTCCTAATTGAAGAAGAGTTACGTTCAAATCTAGATGTGTATCTAATTGATTttggagagagatataatattaTAGTACCAGAAAAGAAGATACCAAAGTGGTTCAACCATCAAAGCATTGAAAGCTCCATATCATTTTGGGTTGGTCCAGAATTTCCAACATTTGCCTTTTGTATTGCTTTTCATCTAGTTCCTTTGAAAGACAGTTATGCAAATAATGATAAGTGCAGTTCTCTCCGTGATGATATAATCAGTTGGGTTTGTGTTGTCAACATTTCCATCAATGGTCATATGCAACCTTTCATGCGGCAGCCGATCTTTCAGGGTTTGAAGTGTGATCATTTGTGGTTTTACGGTGTACCTCAAAGCCAATTGCAGCAGAAATTTGGAGACTTGTTGCAAGGTGATCAAAATCATGTTGAGGTTTCATGTAAAATCTCTCACTGGACAAGTGAATTTGGAAAATTTGCACCTGTCATTGCAAGGATGGGGGCACATGTGCAATGCACTTGTCCTCCTCAAAATGTTGGTGACAACTCTGAGGTCACACCTTTACTACCCCCTTTCTCCACTTCCAATGGACTTAGACGCAGGAGAACCTCAACCTCCTATAACCACTGA
- the LOC142631958 gene encoding uncharacterized protein LOC142631958 isoform X1, producing the protein MGVLLSVLWKKKTPGTGRPAQRRPGKRIRFPKLEPCFAQAHSSGQDMRPMQPDEQKVQKLVKMGFAEVDVRSALHRSGGDEILAIIELHLGQRVQKLVKMGFAEVDVRSALQDSRGDEILAIKMLRLAECAWGGNVTNTKLWQHGEQQVQKLVEMGFAEAAVESALEAVNGDEILAIKMLCFVEFGPAGIDTYRKLWQPDEQQVQKLVEIGFAEAVVRSALEAVNGDEILAIKMLRFANCGPARIEAYRMLWQPDEQKVQKLVEMGFAEAAVRSALKAVNWEEILAVKMIRFADCGPARIEAYRKPDEQRVQKLVEMGFAEAAVRSALEAVNGVEIWAIKMLRFAECARAGNVTNTKLWQPDEPKVQKLVEMCCDDDYVGRSVVEALVRSALEVVNGDEILAITMFRFVAYAQALNDEKTKEMQNLVAEAAVEVLLMLFIICLFLVCLLNSEAVEAGLLFLFLKGVGEILFL; encoded by the exons ATGGGTGTCCTTCTCAGCGTTCTGTGGAAGAAAAAGACTCCTGGGACTGGGAGACCCGCCCAACGCCGCCCTGGAAAACGGATCCGGTTTCCGAAATTGGAACCTTGCTTTGCGCAAGCGCATTCTTCAGGCCAG GACATGAGGCCAATGCAGCCTGATGAGCAGAAGGTGCAAAAACTTGTGAAGATGGGCTTTGCTGAAGTTGATGTGAGAAGTGCTCTGCATCGTAGTGGAGGTGATGAAATCTTGGCTATTATAGAGCTTCACCTAGGGCAGCGGGTGCAAAAACTTGTGAAGATGGGCTTTGCTGAAGTTGATGTGAGAAGTGCTCTGCAAGATAGTAGAGGTGATGAAATCTTGGCTATTAAAATGCTTCGCCTTGCAGAGTGTGCATGGGGTGGAAATGTTACAAATACAAAG CTATGGCAGCATGGTGAGCAGCAGGTGCAAAAACTTGTGGAGATGGGCTTTGCTGAAGCTGCTGTGGAAAGTGCCCTGGAAGCTGTTAATGGGGATGAAATCTTGGCTATTAAAATGCTTTGCTTTGTAGAGTTTGGACCAGCTGGAATTGATACATATAGAAAG CTATGGCAGCCTGATGAGCAGCAGGTGCAAAAACTCGTGGAGATAGGCTTTGCTGAAGCAGTTGTGAGAAGTGCTTTGGAAGCTGTTAATGGGGATGAAATCTTGGCTATTAAAATGCTTCGCTTTGCAAACTGTGGACCAGCTAGAATTGAAGCATATAGAATG CTATGGCAGCCTGATGAGCAGAAGGTGCAAAAACTTGTGGAGATGGGCTTTGCTGAAGCAGCTGTGAGAAGTGCTTTAAAAGCTGTTAATTGGGAAGAAATCTTGGCTGTTAAAATGATTCGCTTTGCAGACTGTGGACCAGCTAGAATTGAAGCATATAGAAAG CCTGATGAGCAGCGGGTGCAAAAACTTGTGGAGATGGGCTTTGCTGAAGCTGCTGTGAGAAGTGCTTTGGAAGCTGTTAATGGTGTTGAAATCTGGGCTATTAAAATGCTTCGCTTTGCAGAGTGTGCACGGGCTGGAAATGTTACAAATACAAAG TTATGGCAACCTGATGAGCCCAAAGTTCAAAAACTTGTGGAGATGTGCTGTGATGATGATTATGTTGGGAGAAGTGTTGTGGAAGCTCTTGTGAGAAGTGCTCTGGAAGTTGTTAATGGTGATGAAATCTTGGCTATTACAATGTTTCGTTTTGTAGCGTATGCACAGGCTTTGAACGATGAAAAGACAAAG GAGATGCAAAATCTTGTTGCTGAAGCTGCTGTGGAAGTGCTCTTGATGCtgtttattatttgtttatttttggtttgtttgctgAACTCTGAAGCTGTAGAAGcaggtttattatttcttttcttaaaaggAGTAGGAGAAATTCTATTCCTATAA
- the LOC142631958 gene encoding uncharacterized protein LOC142631958 isoform X2 encodes MGVLLSVLWKKKTPGTGRPAQRRPGKRIRFPKLEPCFAQAHSSGQDMRPMQPDEQKVQKLVKMGFAEVDVRSALHRSGGDEILAIIELHLGQRVQKLVKMGFAEVDVRSALQDSRGDEILAIKMLRLAECAWGGNVTNTKLWQHGEQQVQKLVEMGFAEAAVESALEAVNGDEILAIKMLCFVEFGPAGIDTYRKLWQPDEQQVQKLVEIGFAEAVVRSALEAVNGDEILAIKMLRFANCGPARIEAYRMLWQPDEQKVQKLVEMGFAEAAVRSALKAVNWEEILAVKMIRFADCGPARIEAYRKPDEQRVQKLVEMGFAEAAVRSALEAVNGVEIWAIKMLRFAECARAGNVTNTKLWQPDEPKVQKLVEMCCDDDYVGRSVVEALVRSALEVVNGDEILAITMFRFVAYAQALNDEKTKDGALKIQKP; translated from the exons ATGGGTGTCCTTCTCAGCGTTCTGTGGAAGAAAAAGACTCCTGGGACTGGGAGACCCGCCCAACGCCGCCCTGGAAAACGGATCCGGTTTCCGAAATTGGAACCTTGCTTTGCGCAAGCGCATTCTTCAGGCCAG GACATGAGGCCAATGCAGCCTGATGAGCAGAAGGTGCAAAAACTTGTGAAGATGGGCTTTGCTGAAGTTGATGTGAGAAGTGCTCTGCATCGTAGTGGAGGTGATGAAATCTTGGCTATTATAGAGCTTCACCTAGGGCAGCGGGTGCAAAAACTTGTGAAGATGGGCTTTGCTGAAGTTGATGTGAGAAGTGCTCTGCAAGATAGTAGAGGTGATGAAATCTTGGCTATTAAAATGCTTCGCCTTGCAGAGTGTGCATGGGGTGGAAATGTTACAAATACAAAG CTATGGCAGCATGGTGAGCAGCAGGTGCAAAAACTTGTGGAGATGGGCTTTGCTGAAGCTGCTGTGGAAAGTGCCCTGGAAGCTGTTAATGGGGATGAAATCTTGGCTATTAAAATGCTTTGCTTTGTAGAGTTTGGACCAGCTGGAATTGATACATATAGAAAG CTATGGCAGCCTGATGAGCAGCAGGTGCAAAAACTCGTGGAGATAGGCTTTGCTGAAGCAGTTGTGAGAAGTGCTTTGGAAGCTGTTAATGGGGATGAAATCTTGGCTATTAAAATGCTTCGCTTTGCAAACTGTGGACCAGCTAGAATTGAAGCATATAGAATG CTATGGCAGCCTGATGAGCAGAAGGTGCAAAAACTTGTGGAGATGGGCTTTGCTGAAGCAGCTGTGAGAAGTGCTTTAAAAGCTGTTAATTGGGAAGAAATCTTGGCTGTTAAAATGATTCGCTTTGCAGACTGTGGACCAGCTAGAATTGAAGCATATAGAAAG CCTGATGAGCAGCGGGTGCAAAAACTTGTGGAGATGGGCTTTGCTGAAGCTGCTGTGAGAAGTGCTTTGGAAGCTGTTAATGGTGTTGAAATCTGGGCTATTAAAATGCTTCGCTTTGCAGAGTGTGCACGGGCTGGAAATGTTACAAATACAAAG TTATGGCAACCTGATGAGCCCAAAGTTCAAAAACTTGTGGAGATGTGCTGTGATGATGATTATGTTGGGAGAAGTGTTGTGGAAGCTCTTGTGAGAAGTGCTCTGGAAGTTGTTAATGGTGATGAAATCTTGGCTATTACAATGTTTCGTTTTGTAGCGTATGCACAGGCTTTGAACGATGAAAAGACAAAG GATGGTGCATTGAAAATTCAAAAGCCATGA
- the LOC142631958 gene encoding uncharacterized protein LOC142631958 isoform X3 — MGVLLSVLWKKKTPGTGRPAQRRPGKRIRFPKLEPCFAQAHSSGQDMRPMQPDEQKVQKLVKMGFAEVDVRSALHRSGGDEILAIIELHLGQRVQKLVKMGFAEVDVRSALQDSRGDEILAIKMLRLAECAWGGNVTNTKLWQHGEQQVQKLVEMGFAEAAVESALEAVNGDEILAIKMLCFVEFGPAGIDTYRKLWQPDEQKVQKLVEMGFAEAAVRSALKAVNWEEILAVKMIRFADCGPARIEAYRKPDEQRVQKLVEMGFAEAAVRSALEAVNGVEIWAIKMLRFAECARAGNVTNTKLWQPDEPKVQKLVEMCCDDDYVGRSVVEALVRSALEVVNGDEILAITMFRFVAYAQALNDEKTKEMQNLVAEAAVEVLLMLFIICLFLVCLLNSEAVEAGLLFLFLKGVGEILFL; from the exons ATGGGTGTCCTTCTCAGCGTTCTGTGGAAGAAAAAGACTCCTGGGACTGGGAGACCCGCCCAACGCCGCCCTGGAAAACGGATCCGGTTTCCGAAATTGGAACCTTGCTTTGCGCAAGCGCATTCTTCAGGCCAG GACATGAGGCCAATGCAGCCTGATGAGCAGAAGGTGCAAAAACTTGTGAAGATGGGCTTTGCTGAAGTTGATGTGAGAAGTGCTCTGCATCGTAGTGGAGGTGATGAAATCTTGGCTATTATAGAGCTTCACCTAGGGCAGCGGGTGCAAAAACTTGTGAAGATGGGCTTTGCTGAAGTTGATGTGAGAAGTGCTCTGCAAGATAGTAGAGGTGATGAAATCTTGGCTATTAAAATGCTTCGCCTTGCAGAGTGTGCATGGGGTGGAAATGTTACAAATACAAAG CTATGGCAGCATGGTGAGCAGCAGGTGCAAAAACTTGTGGAGATGGGCTTTGCTGAAGCTGCTGTGGAAAGTGCCCTGGAAGCTGTTAATGGGGATGAAATCTTGGCTATTAAAATGCTTTGCTTTGTAGAGTTTGGACCAGCTGGAATTGATACATATAGAAAG CTATGGCAGCCTGATGAGCAGAAGGTGCAAAAACTTGTGGAGATGGGCTTTGCTGAAGCAGCTGTGAGAAGTGCTTTAAAAGCTGTTAATTGGGAAGAAATCTTGGCTGTTAAAATGATTCGCTTTGCAGACTGTGGACCAGCTAGAATTGAAGCATATAGAAAG CCTGATGAGCAGCGGGTGCAAAAACTTGTGGAGATGGGCTTTGCTGAAGCTGCTGTGAGAAGTGCTTTGGAAGCTGTTAATGGTGTTGAAATCTGGGCTATTAAAATGCTTCGCTTTGCAGAGTGTGCACGGGCTGGAAATGTTACAAATACAAAG TTATGGCAACCTGATGAGCCCAAAGTTCAAAAACTTGTGGAGATGTGCTGTGATGATGATTATGTTGGGAGAAGTGTTGTGGAAGCTCTTGTGAGAAGTGCTCTGGAAGTTGTTAATGGTGATGAAATCTTGGCTATTACAATGTTTCGTTTTGTAGCGTATGCACAGGCTTTGAACGATGAAAAGACAAAG GAGATGCAAAATCTTGTTGCTGAAGCTGCTGTGGAAGTGCTCTTGATGCtgtttattatttgtttatttttggtttgtttgctgAACTCTGAAGCTGTAGAAGcaggtttattatttcttttcttaaaaggAGTAGGAGAAATTCTATTCCTATAA